One Alcanivorax sp. REN37 DNA window includes the following coding sequences:
- a CDS encoding BapA/Bap/LapF family large adhesin encodes MSNPVQVLIQTSNGAQSGHVARPGSGQTVTVPARSGMTVELRDATTQVAPDQVVIRRSGDDLQVFFDETAAQHKQGVPDVVLTDYYALENPPELTGVSEDGKAYAYVPQDGQTESLAAELVDGATSHQSLGYDAAAAGAIIWWPWLLAGLLIAGGVAAGSSSSSSSSKGKPVDTTPPKPAEDVTFSDDGDAITGKGEPGATVDVYDSNGDVIATGTVDADGTFTVPVNPPLTNGETVDVVLTDDAGNSSLPVTAVAPDTTAPDQPTDVTITSTDAESQISGKGEPGAGVTIYGPDGNVLAVGQVNANGTFTIVVQPPLTKGEVIEVVQTDAAGNTSDPRVEVTAPIMATNVKTKAVEQADGSHESVVSGNGKPGADVVVRGADGTELGRGTVGQDGKFEITLSPAQLNGEPLTVQVAPTAPTSVPTDTRAPDITPPAKPDNVDISDDGSSVTGDGEPGTTVVITDGDGNVVGEGTVDDDGHFDVTLDPPLTDGETVDVVLKDDAGNSSDSVQVTAPDTTAPDAPTDVTFSPGGDAVSGKGEPGADVTITDGDGNLLGSGTVDNNGNFTVGINPPLVDGETVDVVLTDDAGNDSDPTTATAPDLTPPDAPTDVLLSDDGDVITGKGEPNTQVSIKDSTGKQIATGTVDADGTFTVPVNPPLTNGETVDVSLVDAADNESPAVPVSANDTTPPAKPTDLKVNDDGTELTGKGEPGASVTVTNAAGDVIGTGNVGTDGKFSVTLAPAQILGQTLDVTLTDAAGNVSEPGQALAPTDGAPPRPTDLDVSADGAELTGKGRPNSDVTVTDADGNVLGTGTVDNNGDFTVTLSPPQTNGETLDVVLSDATGESLPAQVDAPDTTPPEAAEDVEVNADGTRITGTGEPGTTVTVRDQDGTIVATGPVDPNGNFDLELTPPQTNGEQLDVVLTDDAGNDSPDASTVAPDLTPPDPATDLKVSVDGEQLTGKGEPGAAVTVKDADGNEIATGVVDANGDFSIPLDPPQTGGEQLSVELTDDAGNVSDPALVLAHYEISAANNAVTLPVDVVPSSYDGGLSSKTSFVVANLGLGILDLAAVDLGNTLQLEVAEDTVRQITLKAGGGGVSILSFFDLFTYKFNESDGQWHQVRVDSNFLKVYLLGGASNELSMTLEPGKYMFLVGAKAGISVLTGYTLRTVSDVVFDYSKPLEASGQALGNVITDADPNHGMDDVPDGSVVTAVDGQPVTDTTPAVIEGQYGTLTLHADGSYEYVLKPEFKDNPQYGVKDVFTYTVTAPNGSDQATAELEITLGRGDQSDAIEADAVVVVDVVPSAGAPANAIGSKTDFGVLKAGLGPILGADALTLKNSLKFDVGENTFHELTLFANGGGVAVASLYDLVIYRYDEKLGKYVEYHVQNGWLDIPLLGGVSSELSLGFTEGSYAVALRHVRGLSLLTGTTVGVKAGSEKVYDYNNPSTLEGEVSGDVNDNDDSQVIRVDGTKMGANGTLTVDGEYGTLEINADGSYTYTIKPVTAGEPLPYGKVDSFSYTLRHADGSTSVGALKVKVDVLHATDDVRGIEVPMEKLVVEQNSGDESWGSGIGKGQTKTAGTFEIHEGDQTTHINMHVSARVQGLGETTLTYKLIHIDENGVETVVYTDQAKGKGENAKLTLDITTDGLAAGSYRLDLSTSGVSATIVRLRFQGMKVTTTYHDEYVEKTLPDVSGNLYGNDLGIEELGSVTIEGKTMVVAGGIGGSGESLTLEGQYGTLTVYENGTYRYKPNGTGYGEDSFDYTLTSKIGTTSSATLTVTVSHDAPNGKILPNVTTDDGSPAISDDHGVQQSQASADDNSSTTAADALPDLSDLVSLPQEESLSWNGDVLADAAGSSAAVLPEPDTALYLADRLEDNDQDLGVLV; translated from the coding sequence ATGAGCAATCCGGTCCAGGTACTCATCCAAACTTCCAACGGCGCACAAAGCGGCCATGTTGCCCGTCCCGGCAGCGGCCAGACTGTCACCGTTCCAGCGCGCTCCGGCATGACCGTTGAGCTGCGCGATGCCACCACCCAAGTCGCTCCCGACCAAGTGGTGATCCGCCGCAGCGGCGATGACCTGCAGGTGTTCTTCGACGAAACCGCCGCCCAGCACAAACAGGGCGTGCCGGACGTGGTGCTGACCGACTACTACGCACTGGAGAACCCGCCGGAACTGACCGGCGTCTCCGAAGACGGCAAGGCCTACGCCTACGTTCCGCAGGACGGCCAAACCGAATCGCTGGCCGCAGAACTGGTCGACGGCGCCACCAGCCACCAGAGCCTGGGCTACGACGCTGCTGCTGCCGGCGCCATTATCTGGTGGCCGTGGCTACTGGCTGGCCTGCTGATCGCCGGGGGCGTCGCCGCCGGCAGTAGTAGCAGCAGTAGCAGCAGCAAGGGCAAGCCGGTGGATACCACGCCGCCGAAGCCCGCTGAAGACGTGACCTTCAGTGACGACGGCGATGCCATCACCGGCAAAGGTGAGCCGGGTGCCACCGTCGACGTCTACGACAGCAACGGCGACGTCATTGCCACCGGCACTGTGGACGCCGACGGCACCTTCACGGTGCCGGTGAACCCGCCGCTGACCAACGGCGAAACCGTGGACGTGGTGCTGACCGATGACGCCGGCAACAGCTCGCTGCCGGTCACCGCAGTGGCGCCGGACACTACCGCACCGGACCAGCCCACCGACGTCACCATCACCAGCACCGACGCCGAATCGCAAATCAGCGGCAAAGGTGAGCCGGGCGCCGGCGTCACCATCTACGGGCCGGACGGCAACGTGCTGGCGGTCGGCCAAGTCAATGCCAACGGCACCTTCACCATTGTCGTGCAGCCGCCGCTGACCAAGGGCGAAGTGATCGAAGTGGTGCAGACCGACGCCGCCGGCAACACCTCTGACCCGCGCGTGGAAGTCACCGCGCCGATCATGGCCACCAACGTGAAAACCAAGGCGGTTGAGCAGGCCGACGGCTCCCATGAGTCGGTCGTCAGCGGCAACGGCAAGCCCGGCGCCGACGTGGTGGTGCGTGGCGCCGACGGCACTGAACTGGGCCGCGGCACCGTCGGCCAGGACGGCAAGTTCGAGATCACCCTGTCCCCGGCACAGCTGAACGGCGAGCCGCTCACGGTGCAGGTGGCGCCGACCGCCCCGACCTCGGTCCCCACCGACACCCGCGCGCCGGATATCACGCCGCCGGCCAAGCCCGACAACGTGGACATCAGCGACGACGGCAGCAGCGTCACCGGTGACGGCGAGCCGGGCACCACGGTGGTGATCACCGATGGCGACGGCAACGTCGTTGGCGAAGGCACGGTGGACGACGACGGTCACTTCGACGTCACCCTCGATCCGCCGCTGACCGACGGCGAGACCGTCGACGTGGTGCTCAAAGATGATGCCGGCAACAGCTCCGACTCGGTGCAGGTCACCGCCCCGGACACCACCGCGCCGGACGCGCCGACCGACGTGACCTTCTCCCCCGGCGGCGACGCCGTCAGCGGCAAGGGCGAGCCGGGCGCTGACGTCACCATCACCGATGGCGACGGCAATCTCCTTGGCAGCGGCACCGTGGACAACAACGGCAACTTCACCGTGGGCATCAACCCGCCGCTGGTGGATGGCGAGACCGTCGACGTAGTGCTCACCGATGACGCCGGCAACGACTCCGACCCGACCACCGCCACTGCTCCCGACCTGACCCCGCCGGACGCGCCCACTGACGTACTGCTGAGCGACGATGGCGATGTCATCACCGGCAAGGGCGAGCCGAACACCCAGGTGTCCATCAAGGACAGCACCGGCAAGCAGATCGCCACCGGCACGGTAGACGCCGACGGCACCTTCACGGTGCCGGTGAACCCGCCGCTGACCAACGGTGAAACCGTGGACGTGAGCCTGGTGGACGCCGCCGACAACGAGTCGCCGGCGGTACCGGTCTCCGCCAATGACACCACGCCACCGGCCAAACCCACCGATCTGAAAGTGAACGATGACGGCACCGAACTGACCGGCAAGGGCGAACCCGGTGCCTCGGTGACCGTGACCAACGCCGCGGGCGATGTCATCGGTACCGGCAACGTTGGCACCGACGGCAAGTTCTCGGTCACGCTGGCGCCGGCACAGATCCTCGGCCAAACACTGGATGTGACGCTCACCGACGCCGCCGGCAACGTGTCCGAGCCGGGTCAGGCGCTGGCGCCCACCGACGGCGCACCGCCGCGTCCGACTGACCTGGATGTCAGCGCAGACGGCGCTGAACTGACCGGTAAAGGCCGCCCCAACTCAGATGTGACCGTCACCGATGCCGACGGCAACGTGCTCGGCACCGGCACCGTGGACAACAACGGTGATTTCACCGTGACGCTGTCACCGCCCCAGACCAATGGCGAAACCCTGGATGTGGTGCTGTCCGACGCCACCGGCGAATCACTGCCGGCGCAAGTGGACGCGCCCGACACCACGCCGCCGGAAGCCGCCGAAGATGTGGAAGTGAATGCTGACGGCACCCGCATCACCGGTACCGGTGAGCCGGGCACCACCGTCACCGTGCGCGACCAAGACGGCACTATCGTCGCCACCGGTCCGGTAGATCCGAACGGTAACTTCGATCTGGAGCTGACGCCGCCGCAAACCAACGGCGAGCAGTTGGACGTGGTGCTCACCGATGACGCCGGCAACGACTCTCCGGATGCCAGCACCGTGGCCCCGGACCTGACCCCGCCAGATCCCGCCACCGACCTGAAAGTATCGGTGGACGGCGAGCAGCTGACTGGCAAGGGCGAACCGGGCGCCGCCGTCACCGTGAAGGACGCCGACGGCAATGAAATTGCGACCGGCGTGGTCGACGCCAACGGCGATTTCAGCATCCCGCTGGATCCGCCGCAGACCGGCGGTGAACAACTGTCGGTGGAGCTCACCGACGACGCCGGCAACGTGTCCGATCCGGCCCTGGTGCTGGCCCACTACGAAATCTCGGCCGCCAACAACGCCGTCACCCTGCCGGTGGATGTGGTGCCGAGCAGCTACGACGGTGGCCTCTCCAGCAAGACCTCGTTCGTGGTCGCCAACCTGGGCTTGGGCATCCTGGACCTGGCCGCGGTGGACCTCGGCAATACGCTGCAGCTGGAAGTGGCGGAAGACACGGTGCGCCAGATCACCCTGAAAGCGGGTGGCGGTGGCGTGTCGATCCTGAGCTTCTTCGACCTGTTCACCTACAAGTTCAACGAATCCGACGGCCAGTGGCACCAAGTGCGCGTCGACAGCAACTTCCTCAAGGTGTACCTGCTCGGCGGTGCGTCCAATGAGCTCAGCATGACGCTGGAGCCGGGCAAGTACATGTTCCTGGTCGGCGCCAAAGCCGGTATCAGCGTGCTCACCGGTTACACCTTGCGCACCGTTTCGGATGTGGTGTTTGACTACAGCAAGCCGCTGGAAGCCAGTGGCCAGGCGCTCGGCAACGTCATCACCGACGCGGACCCCAACCACGGCATGGACGATGTGCCGGACGGCTCGGTGGTCACCGCCGTGGACGGCCAGCCGGTCACCGACACCACCCCGGCGGTGATTGAAGGCCAATACGGCACCCTGACCCTGCACGCCGACGGCAGCTACGAATACGTGCTCAAGCCGGAGTTCAAGGACAACCCGCAGTACGGCGTGAAGGACGTATTCACCTACACCGTGACCGCGCCCAATGGCAGCGACCAGGCCACCGCGGAACTGGAAATCACCCTCGGCCGTGGCGACCAGAGCGACGCCATTGAAGCCGATGCGGTCGTGGTGGTGGACGTGGTACCGAGCGCCGGTGCGCCGGCCAATGCGATTGGCAGCAAAACCGACTTCGGCGTGCTCAAAGCGGGTCTCGGCCCGATCCTCGGTGCCGACGCCCTGACGCTGAAAAACTCGCTCAAGTTCGATGTGGGCGAAAACACTTTCCATGAACTGACGCTGTTCGCCAATGGCGGCGGTGTGGCGGTGGCCAGCCTGTACGACTTGGTGATCTACCGCTACGACGAGAAGCTCGGCAAGTACGTGGAATACCACGTGCAAAACGGCTGGCTCGACATCCCGCTGCTGGGTGGCGTGTCCAGCGAACTGTCACTGGGCTTCACCGAAGGCTCCTACGCGGTGGCCCTGCGCCACGTGCGCGGCCTGTCACTGCTGACCGGCACCACGGTGGGCGTCAAGGCGGGCTCGGAGAAGGTCTACGACTACAACAATCCGAGCACGCTGGAAGGTGAAGTGTCCGGCGACGTTAACGACAACGACGACAGCCAAGTGATCCGCGTCGACGGCACCAAGATGGGCGCCAACGGCACCCTCACCGTGGACGGCGAATACGGCACGCTGGAGATCAACGCTGACGGCAGCTACACCTACACCATCAAGCCAGTGACGGCCGGTGAGCCACTGCCGTACGGCAAGGTCGACAGCTTCAGCTACACTCTGCGCCATGCCGACGGCAGCACCAGCGTCGGCGCACTGAAGGTGAAAGTGGACGTACTGCACGCCACCGATGACGTGCGCGGTATCGAAGTACCGATGGAAAAATTGGTGGTGGAGCAGAACAGCGGCGATGAGTCGTGGGGTTCCGGCATCGGCAAGGGCCAGACCAAGACCGCCGGCACCTTCGAAATTCACGAAGGCGACCAGACCACGCACATCAACATGCACGTGTCGGCGCGGGTGCAAGGCCTGGGTGAAACCACCCTGACCTACAAGCTGATCCACATCGACGAGAATGGCGTGGAAACGGTGGTCTACACCGACCAAGCCAAGGGCAAGGGCGAGAACGCCAAGCTGACGCTGGACATCACCACCGATGGCCTGGCTGCCGGCAGCTACCGCCTCGACCTGTCCACCAGCGGCGTGTCGGCCACCATCGTGCGCCTGCGCTTCCAAGGCATGAAGGTGACCACCACTTACCACGACGAATACGTGGAAAAGACGCTGCCGGATGTGAGCGGCAACCTGTACGGCAATGATCTCGGCATCGAAGAACTGGGCTCCGTGACCATTGAAGGCAAGACCATGGTGGTGGCCGGTGGTATCGGCGGCAGCGGCGAGTCACTGACGTTGGAAGGCCAGTACGGCACCTTGACCGTGTACGAGAACGGCACCTACCGCTACAAGCCGAACGGCACCGGCTACGGCGAGGACAGCTTCGACTACACGCTGACCTCCAAAATCGGCACCACCAGCAGCGCCACGCTGACCGTCACCGTCAGCCACGATGCACCGAACGGCAAGATCCTGCCCAACGTGACCACCGACGATGGCTCCCCCGCCATCAGCGATGATCACGGCGTGCAGCAGAGCCAGGCCAGCGCCGACGACAACAGCAGCACCACCGCTGCCGACGCGCTGCCGGACCTGTCCGATCTGGTCAGCTTGCCGCAGGAAGAAAGCCTCAGCTGGAACGGCGATGTCCTGGCCGATGCGGCCGGCAGCAGCGCAGCGGTACTTCCCGAACCCGACACGGCGCTGTACCTTGCCGATCGGCTGGAAGACAACGATCAGGACCTGGGGGTACTGGTCTGA
- a CDS encoding TolC family outer membrane protein — MFALSRLRCTVLLAALLPPAVSADVLPEPEPIASLTAVAAVQRAVSWHPTIGRQAALVQQQLQARSAARAGYYPQVNGGLRSGYERRYDDAGVYPELVLSVSQMLYDFGKVSSAVRSAEAASLAQQARLLLTVDDIALQTAEAALEARRQWRLEQLAREQYQGLAAVAGLVERRHQQGASSLSDAIQSQQRVEVARAQVLDHAAQRARWEARLGTLVGAQGPRRIEDRLPADLGQSCSPDDLERQAVPALLMARAERAHAEAELDLARAQRRPTLTLDPSVSHYVDDLPRMGGVDSDRTDYSLFLNMNMPLYQGGSLRAQEKAAQHALTASDAGLRQALTEARQTLREADEQRRTLAPQEALLQAREQLSLQTRDLYRQQYLELGTRPLLDLLNAEQDIHQARMALENLQGELQKFALSCAFASGTLRDAFGLNGQSLQGVEITP, encoded by the coding sequence ATGTTTGCTCTCTCCCGTCTTCGCTGCACGGTGCTGCTGGCTGCCCTGCTGCCGCCTGCGGTCTCCGCTGATGTCCTGCCAGAACCCGAGCCCATTGCGTCGCTGACGGCGGTCGCCGCGGTTCAGCGTGCGGTGTCCTGGCACCCCACTATTGGCCGCCAAGCAGCGCTGGTGCAGCAACAGCTGCAAGCCCGCAGTGCCGCGCGCGCCGGTTATTACCCGCAGGTTAACGGTGGTCTGCGCAGCGGTTATGAACGCCGCTACGATGACGCCGGGGTGTACCCAGAGCTGGTACTGTCGGTGTCACAGATGCTGTACGACTTCGGCAAAGTTTCCAGTGCCGTGCGCTCTGCCGAAGCCGCCAGCCTCGCCCAGCAGGCGCGCCTGCTGCTGACGGTGGACGACATTGCCCTGCAAACCGCCGAAGCAGCACTGGAAGCGCGCCGCCAATGGCGTTTGGAGCAACTGGCCCGCGAGCAATACCAAGGGCTGGCGGCGGTGGCCGGGCTGGTGGAGCGCCGTCACCAGCAAGGCGCCAGCAGCCTGTCTGATGCGATCCAGTCCCAGCAGCGCGTGGAAGTGGCCCGCGCCCAAGTGCTCGACCACGCTGCCCAGCGGGCACGCTGGGAGGCGCGCCTCGGCACCTTGGTGGGTGCCCAGGGGCCGCGCCGCATCGAAGACCGGCTGCCTGCTGATCTGGGCCAGTCCTGCAGCCCCGATGATCTGGAGCGCCAAGCAGTGCCGGCCCTGCTGATGGCGCGCGCCGAGCGCGCCCATGCCGAAGCCGAACTGGATCTCGCCCGCGCCCAGCGCCGGCCGACTTTGACGCTCGATCCCAGCGTGTCCCATTATGTCGACGATCTACCGCGCATGGGGGGCGTGGATTCTGATCGCACCGACTACAGCCTGTTCCTGAACATGAACATGCCGCTCTACCAGGGCGGCAGTTTGCGTGCCCAGGAAAAGGCCGCTCAACACGCGCTGACGGCATCCGATGCTGGCCTGCGCCAAGCGCTGACAGAAGCCCGACAAACCCTGCGCGAAGCCGACGAACAACGGCGTACGCTAGCCCCTCAGGAAGCGCTGCTGCAGGCGCGTGAACAACTCAGCCTGCAAACCCGCGACCTGTACCGCCAGCAGTACCTGGAACTCGGCACCCGGCCCCTGCTGGACCTGCTCAACGCCGAACAGGACATCCACCAAGCGCGCATGGCGCTGGAAAATCTGCAGGGGGAATTGCAGAAATTCGCGCTCTCCTGCGCCTTTGCCAGTGGCACCCTGCGTGACGCCTTTGGCCTCAATGGCCAATCGCTGCAGGGTGTGGAGATCACACCATGA
- a CDS encoding type I secretion system permease/ATPase — protein sequence MSDAADTGAEAADTRLDQWVAAVLAVAQHYRTDPSPETVKLAAHWSPSVTDALPQCAREAGLQLRFLPIRDDALSAWALPILVEMRDGQVGVIEALNDDGLLSVRFMQDGLATPVPRDSLMLGLARWAVARPIAGVRDSRVDAYLAPKQEHWLRRLILPDWRPYGHVMLAALIANVLSLATILFSMQVYDRVIPAQSLPTLWVLFSGVALAVGLALAMRLVRGRIMDLLGKAADLRISDRVFGHALRLKLSARPASTGSFIAQIRELEQVRELITSSTLGALVDMPFFLLFLVVFGLIAGPLVWVPLVAMLAMVIPPLLMQKRLAEQARATQRESSLRNALLVESIQGLEDIRSLQAEQRFQQQWNHYNAATAASSLEQRHLNHWLTQWSQTVQGAVFAIVLVFGAPMVIDAELTSGALVAASILSSRMLAPLAQLTQVLTRWQQAKVSLQALDAIMELPLESSEQRVHRPVLRGEFELRNARFRHHPDLPVALDVAQLDIKPGERIAVLGRNGAGKSTLLSALAGHVDQVDGRTLLDQVPLMQIDPADRHRDLALLTQTARLFHGTLRENLLLGAPQVSDSELLDALRVSGALAAVQSLPQGLDYPIMEGGAGLSGGQRQSVLLARLLLRQPNVLLLDEPTAALDEHTESAFLDGLDQWLGRRTLIFATHRLAPLRLAQRILVVDGGKIVLDAPKEKALQALRQSGGQRHA from the coding sequence ATGAGCGATGCCGCCGACACCGGCGCTGAAGCCGCCGACACCCGCCTCGACCAATGGGTGGCGGCGGTCCTGGCCGTGGCCCAGCACTACCGCACTGACCCGTCACCAGAAACCGTCAAACTGGCAGCACACTGGTCGCCGTCGGTCACCGACGCCCTGCCGCAGTGCGCGCGCGAAGCCGGCCTGCAACTGCGTTTCCTGCCGATCCGCGATGACGCCTTGTCCGCGTGGGCGCTGCCGATCTTGGTGGAAATGCGCGACGGCCAAGTCGGCGTGATCGAGGCCCTCAACGACGACGGACTGCTGTCGGTGCGCTTCATGCAGGATGGCCTCGCCACCCCAGTACCGCGCGACAGCCTGATGTTGGGCCTGGCGCGCTGGGCCGTGGCACGCCCAATTGCCGGCGTGCGCGACAGCCGCGTCGATGCCTACTTGGCACCCAAGCAGGAGCACTGGCTGCGGCGACTGATCCTGCCGGACTGGCGCCCCTACGGGCATGTGATGCTGGCGGCGCTGATCGCCAACGTGCTTAGCCTCGCCACCATTTTGTTTTCAATGCAGGTCTACGACCGGGTGATTCCGGCGCAATCGCTGCCCACGCTGTGGGTGCTATTCAGCGGTGTGGCGTTAGCAGTGGGCCTGGCGCTGGCGATGCGGCTGGTGCGCGGGCGCATTATGGATTTGCTCGGCAAAGCTGCCGATTTACGTATTTCCGACCGTGTGTTTGGCCACGCCCTGCGGCTCAAGCTGTCGGCGCGGCCGGCCTCCACCGGCAGCTTCATCGCGCAGATCCGCGAACTGGAGCAGGTGCGTGAGCTGATCACCTCCAGCACCCTCGGCGCGCTGGTGGACATGCCGTTCTTCCTGCTGTTCCTGGTGGTGTTTGGGCTGATTGCCGGGCCGCTGGTGTGGGTGCCGCTAGTGGCCATGCTGGCGATGGTGATCCCGCCGCTGCTGATGCAGAAACGACTAGCCGAACAGGCGCGCGCCACGCAGCGGGAGTCCTCGCTGCGCAACGCGCTGCTGGTGGAAAGCATTCAGGGCTTGGAAGACATCCGCAGCTTGCAAGCGGAACAGCGCTTCCAGCAGCAGTGGAACCATTACAACGCCGCCACCGCCGCCTCGTCACTGGAACAGCGCCACCTCAATCATTGGCTGACGCAATGGAGCCAGACGGTGCAGGGCGCGGTATTTGCCATTGTGCTGGTGTTCGGCGCGCCGATGGTGATCGACGCCGAACTGACCTCCGGCGCGCTGGTGGCCGCCAGCATCCTGTCCTCGCGCATGTTGGCGCCGCTGGCGCAACTGACCCAGGTGTTGACCCGCTGGCAGCAGGCCAAGGTGTCGCTGCAGGCGCTGGACGCGATTATGGAACTGCCGCTGGAATCGTCCGAACAGCGGGTGCACCGCCCGGTGCTGCGCGGCGAGTTCGAGCTGCGCAATGCGCGCTTCCGTCACCACCCGGACCTGCCGGTGGCGTTGGACGTGGCGCAACTGGACATCAAGCCCGGCGAGCGCATTGCGGTGCTCGGCCGCAACGGTGCCGGCAAGTCGACGCTGCTGTCGGCGCTGGCCGGTCATGTCGACCAAGTCGATGGCCGCACCCTGCTCGACCAAGTGCCACTGATGCAGATCGATCCCGCCGACCGCCACCGCGACCTGGCGCTGCTGACGCAAACCGCGCGCCTGTTTCACGGCACGCTGCGCGAAAACCTACTGCTCGGCGCGCCGCAGGTGAGCGACAGCGAGCTGCTCGATGCACTGCGCGTCAGCGGCGCCTTGGCAGCGGTACAAAGCCTGCCGCAGGGGCTCGATTACCCGATCATGGAAGGCGGCGCAGGCCTGTCCGGTGGCCAGCGCCAATCGGTGCTGCTGGCGCGGTTGCTGCTGCGCCAACCGAATGTGCTGCTGCTGGATGAACCCACCGCGGCGCTGGATGAACACACTGAATCGGCGTTCCTTGACGGCCTCGACCAATGGCTGGGCCGTCGCACACTGATCTTCGCCACCCACCGGCTGGCACCGCTGCGGCTGGCGCAGCGCATTTTGGTGGTGGACGGCGGCAAGATCGTGCTCGACGCACCGAAAGAAAAAGCCTTGCAGGCCCTGCGCCAGTCCGGAGGCCAACGCCATGCATGA
- a CDS encoding OmpA family protein, translated as MLLLGACSSAPVQLSGPSQSWHPNTVSETAHARAEIVIYRDDKRDKTEQAPVLWGDERLLGALLPGQYLSARFCGETAELRVDPSQPGFLPSRHRLPVDESGTQFYRLSKAMGQYHLHTVSQEQAEKALRKLERQSHVVNRQARSCEPPRQVLEEIPEPMPEPVLLREVAIGADALFRFGSSDMKDILPEGRDALDELARDIRSSIQVKRIHIVGHTDRLGSDAFNDRLSQQRAETVAAYLSNQGVSGNVQVSGRGKRDPVSDCPDYLPRQQLIGCLQPDRRVAIELWGVQDNSATR; from the coding sequence ATGCTTCTGCTGGGAGCGTGCTCCTCGGCCCCGGTACAACTGAGCGGACCGTCCCAGTCCTGGCACCCGAACACGGTGTCCGAGACCGCCCACGCACGGGCCGAAATCGTCATCTACCGGGACGACAAGCGCGACAAGACCGAACAGGCACCGGTGTTGTGGGGCGATGAGCGCCTGCTTGGCGCACTGCTGCCGGGCCAATACCTGAGCGCCCGCTTCTGCGGCGAGACCGCTGAGCTACGGGTGGATCCCAGCCAGCCGGGCTTCCTGCCGAGCCGCCACCGTCTGCCGGTGGACGAGAGCGGCACCCAGTTCTACCGCCTCAGCAAAGCCATGGGCCAATACCACCTGCACACGGTGTCCCAAGAGCAGGCCGAGAAAGCGCTGCGCAAGCTGGAGCGTCAATCGCACGTGGTCAATCGCCAGGCCCGTTCCTGCGAGCCGCCGCGCCAGGTGCTGGAAGAGATCCCGGAGCCGATGCCGGAGCCGGTGTTGCTGCGTGAAGTCGCCATCGGCGCCGACGCCCTGTTCCGTTTCGGCAGCTCCGACATGAAGGACATCTTGCCGGAAGGCCGCGACGCGCTTGACGAACTGGCGCGCGACATCCGCTCCTCGATCCAGGTCAAGCGCATCCACATCGTCGGCCACACCGACCGCCTCGGCAGCGATGCCTTCAACGACCGTCTGTCACAGCAGCGCGCCGAAACCGTGGCCGCCTACCTGAGCAATCAGGGCGTCAGCGGCAACGTACAGGTTTCTGGCCGCGGCAAGCGTGACCCGGTGTCCGACTGCCCCGATTACCTGCCGCGCCAGCAGCTGATCGGCTGCCTGCAGCCGGACCGTCGGGTTGCCATTGAGCTGTGGGGTGTGCAGGACAACAGCGCCACGCGCTGA
- a CDS encoding tRNA (cytidine(34)-2'-O)-methyltransferase, whose translation MTAVLHLALYQPEIPPNTGNLMRLAANIGCRLHLIAPLGFSLDDKLLRRAGLDYRDQAALQLHEHWDAFQHWCGARRLFAFTTHGHHHYHQPTYRHGDVLLFGPETRGLPAALLAALPDTQRVRLPMQPNSRSLNLANAAAIACYEVLRQLDFPGLH comes from the coding sequence ATGACCGCCGTCCTGCATCTGGCGCTCTACCAGCCAGAAATCCCGCCCAACACCGGCAACCTCATGCGTTTGGCCGCCAACATCGGCTGCCGCCTGCACTTGATTGCCCCGCTCGGCTTCTCGCTCGACGACAAGTTGTTGCGCCGAGCCGGCCTCGATTACCGCGACCAAGCTGCACTGCAGTTGCATGAGCACTGGGACGCATTCCAGCACTGGTGCGGCGCACGGCGCCTGTTCGCGTTCACCACCCACGGCCACCACCATTACCACCAACCGACTTACCGCCACGGCGATGTGCTGCTGTTTGGTCCGGAAACCCGTGGTCTACCAGCAGCGCTGCTGGCCGCACTACCAGATACCCAGCGAGTGCGGCTGCCGATGCAGCCCAATTCTCGCAGCCTCAACCTCGCCAACGCCGCCGCCATTGCCTGCTACGAGGTGCTGCGGCAGCTGGATTTCCCCGGTCTCCACTGA